The Prochlorococcus sp. MIT 1300 genome has a window encoding:
- a CDS encoding prephenate/arogenate dehydrogenase, which yields MKEPQKSVGIVGLGLIGGSIGLDLQANGWLVKGLTHRASTAEKAKSRKLATVISTDPKVLSDCSLVILAQPLATLLKPEDALIQALPPEGVITDVGSVKVPVLKVWRDLHPNFVASHPMAGTNNAGVEAGQKGLFKGRPWVTTPEKSTNQESLEVVCQLANSLGSEWIITKAEKHDQAAALISHLPVLVSAALLRTLEEVADAEVRELAERLASSGFADTTRVGGGNPVLGTSMAMNNTKAILEYLNEYKFNLRAIEEEISKEQWGVLENELKQTQRSRKSFLKRQKNDFQGKDN from the coding sequence ATGAAGGAACCACAAAAGTCAGTTGGCATTGTTGGGCTAGGACTAATTGGCGGGTCTATAGGCCTTGATCTGCAAGCCAATGGATGGCTAGTCAAAGGACTCACTCATCGAGCAAGCACAGCTGAAAAAGCAAAGAGCAGGAAACTTGCGACTGTCATTAGTACAGACCCAAAAGTCCTTTCAGATTGCAGTCTTGTCATACTTGCTCAACCATTAGCCACTCTATTGAAGCCAGAAGATGCTCTTATTCAGGCATTACCCCCTGAGGGGGTTATTACCGATGTTGGTTCTGTCAAAGTACCGGTTCTTAAGGTTTGGAGGGACTTACATCCCAATTTTGTTGCCAGTCATCCAATGGCTGGAACAAATAATGCGGGAGTCGAAGCAGGCCAAAAGGGATTGTTCAAAGGTCGACCTTGGGTCACAACTCCCGAGAAATCTACCAATCAAGAATCATTGGAAGTTGTATGTCAACTAGCCAATAGTTTAGGAAGCGAGTGGATAATTACCAAAGCAGAAAAACATGATCAGGCGGCCGCACTTATTTCTCATCTTCCAGTATTAGTTAGTGCCGCTTTACTACGTACACTTGAAGAAGTAGCTGACGCAGAAGTGCGAGAGTTAGCCGAGCGACTTGCCTCCAGTGGATTTGCAGATACAACAAGAGTAGGGGGTGGTAATCCGGTTTTGGGGACTTCAATGGCTATGAACAATACAAAAGCAATATTGGAGTATCTAAATGAATATAAATTCAATTTAAGGGCTATTGAAGAAGAAATATCAAAAGAACAATGGGGAGTATTAGAGAATGAATTAAAGCAAACTCAAAGATCCCGTAAATCTTTTCTTAAAAGGCAAAAAAATGATTTTCAAGGAAAAGATAATTGA
- a CDS encoding helicase, whose product MLEARVHCQLKHLLDGETSSWPHDLTLGRLIARSLRRKDHTLIQIGPLSYDFWWLGLLLPLSLEDCGAVLVISDEQRRNLLGHQLLRLQRKGFILQVWEDKNPAPNDQIWLLNSTELINAYQNNFLNSKQIIIPEAHYLTQRLRDAMTISVSSDDWDQLLLSNYQIGPLILSLYERMSRRIFAQVGLYDRKIRVDLSEIHLLQKALSNSSFLPVPWEEVLKVDNDNWVSWVVVDRHSLSWDLNIQPLEPLQNLPGLLNENPSLLISETGRSGILFEELNAINFSPKVQVKLQKSDSLKAIPLYAPQVQPVPNSPVYPQHILEQSRRLILGQLGITIILLDDLALCRKLTSELAAVFGKRVVHETICIQENSVICCRCSWWLSHCEQLPFPKQIIVALLPLPSLESPITAARVDAFKRDGRDWFRSLLLPEALALLTPSIASLRVNQGRLAILDGRVRLRSWGKQVLSTLEPWIPLQRLLPH is encoded by the coding sequence ATGTTGGAAGCTCGTGTTCACTGTCAACTTAAGCATCTATTAGATGGGGAGACCTCTTCATGGCCTCATGATTTGACCTTGGGCCGCTTAATCGCCAGGAGCCTTAGGAGGAAGGACCATACCCTTATTCAAATTGGTCCTTTGAGTTACGACTTTTGGTGGTTAGGTCTTTTGCTCCCACTGTCTCTAGAGGATTGTGGTGCTGTATTGGTTATTAGTGATGAACAAAGAAGGAATCTTTTGGGACATCAGCTGTTAAGACTTCAGAGAAAAGGATTTATTTTGCAGGTTTGGGAAGATAAAAACCCTGCTCCTAATGATCAAATTTGGTTATTAAATTCAACAGAATTAATTAACGCCTATCAAAATAATTTTCTTAATTCTAAGCAAATTATTATTCCTGAGGCACATTATTTAACACAAAGGCTCCGCGATGCAATGACTATATCAGTTAGTTCGGATGACTGGGATCAGTTGCTACTAAGTAATTATCAAATTGGACCTTTAATATTATCTTTATATGAGAGAATGAGCCGTAGGATTTTTGCACAGGTTGGTCTTTATGATCGCAAAATAAGAGTCGATTTAAGTGAAATACATTTATTGCAAAAAGCTCTTAGTAATTCTTCTTTTTTGCCAGTCCCTTGGGAAGAGGTTTTAAAGGTCGACAACGACAACTGGGTAAGTTGGGTTGTCGTTGACCGTCATTCTTTGAGTTGGGATTTGAATATTCAGCCTTTAGAGCCATTGCAAAATCTTCCAGGTCTCTTGAATGAAAACCCTAGCCTATTAATTTCTGAGACTGGAAGGTCTGGGATTTTATTTGAAGAATTAAATGCCATAAATTTTTCTCCAAAAGTGCAGGTTAAACTTCAAAAGTCTGATTCTTTGAAGGCCATACCTTTATATGCACCTCAGGTGCAGCCTGTACCAAATTCTCCTGTTTACCCTCAACATATTCTAGAACAGTCTAGACGCCTCATTCTTGGACAATTAGGGATAACAATTATTTTATTAGACGATCTTGCTCTTTGTAGAAAATTGACTAGTGAGTTAGCTGCAGTATTTGGGAAAAGAGTAGTTCATGAGACGATATGTATTCAAGAAAATAGTGTTATTTGTTGTCGCTGTTCTTGGTGGTTAAGTCATTGTGAGCAATTGCCTTTTCCTAAACAAATTATTGTTGCTTTGCTGCCTTTGCCAAGCTTAGAGTCACCTATTACTGCTGCACGCGTTGACGCTTTTAAACGTGATGGTCGCGATTGGTTCCGTAGTCTTTTGTTGCCTGAAGCCTTGGCTTTGTTGACCCCTTCGATTGCGTCACTTCGAGTAAATCAAGGAAGATTAGCGATATTGGACGGACGTGTTCGTTTACGTAGTTGGGGTAAGCAAGTTTTGAGTACGTTGGAGCCCTGGATTCCGCTTCAACGTCTTCTGCCTCATTAA
- a CDS encoding DUF2839 domain-containing protein, translated as MGEAKRRADQGLPPRQSKATRSKQDTSPRIFPWLPITENQKNQFYAVTIRGGWIGIGLLVAVWVVVRFVGPAAGWWTPADAR; from the coding sequence ATGGGAGAAGCCAAACGCCGCGCCGATCAAGGCCTTCCTCCAAGACAGAGCAAAGCAACTAGATCTAAGCAGGACACCTCTCCAAGGATTTTTCCTTGGTTACCTATTACTGAGAATCAAAAAAATCAGTTTTATGCAGTCACTATTCGTGGTGGCTGGATTGGTATTGGCCTCCTTGTCGCTGTTTGGGTTGTAGTGCGTTTTGTCGGTCCCGCAGCTGGTTGGTGGACTCCGGCTGATGCTAGATAA
- the recA gene encoding recombinase RecA, producing MNPNTNGSKAGARSGERDKALNLVLGQIERNFGKGSIMRLGDASRMRVETISTGALTLDLALGGGYPKGRVVEVYGPESSGKTTLTLHAIAEVQRKGGVAAFVDAEHALDPVYAASLGVDIENLLVSQPDTGEMALEIVDQLVRSAAVDIVVVDSVAALTPRAEIEGEMGDLAVGSQARLMSQAMRKITGNIGKSGCTVIFLNQLRLKIGVTYGNPETTTGGNALKFYASVRLDIRRIQTLKRGTEEFGIRAKVKVAKNKVAPPFRIAEFDILFGRGISTLGCLLDLAEETSVVTRKGAWYSYEGDNIGQGRDNTITWLEQNSAACDQIEVLVRKKLTEGSEVTANSMRPLAAAARTAATKPVVNAVATAA from the coding sequence GTGAACCCAAATACGAACGGTTCCAAAGCAGGCGCACGTTCAGGAGAACGAGACAAGGCTCTTAATCTTGTGCTTGGCCAAATCGAACGCAACTTCGGAAAAGGCTCGATCATGCGACTGGGAGATGCATCCCGCATGCGTGTAGAAACCATATCTACAGGAGCCCTCACACTGGATCTTGCCTTAGGGGGTGGGTATCCAAAAGGCAGAGTTGTAGAAGTCTATGGACCAGAAAGTTCTGGCAAAACCACTCTTACCTTGCATGCAATCGCCGAAGTCCAACGCAAGGGGGGTGTGGCAGCTTTTGTGGACGCCGAACATGCACTCGATCCCGTTTACGCAGCCTCATTAGGAGTAGATATTGAAAACCTGCTGGTTTCTCAACCCGATACAGGGGAAATGGCCCTTGAAATAGTTGACCAACTCGTTCGATCTGCCGCTGTCGACATAGTTGTTGTTGACTCAGTTGCCGCACTAACTCCCAGAGCAGAGATAGAAGGAGAAATGGGCGACCTGGCTGTGGGAAGTCAAGCGCGCCTGATGAGCCAAGCCATGAGGAAAATTACCGGCAACATAGGCAAATCAGGCTGCACGGTGATTTTCCTCAATCAACTAAGACTCAAAATTGGGGTGACTTACGGCAACCCGGAAACAACAACCGGTGGTAATGCACTGAAGTTCTATGCCTCTGTTCGACTCGACATTCGGCGAATTCAAACCCTGAAAAGGGGCACAGAAGAATTTGGTATTAGAGCCAAAGTAAAAGTTGCCAAAAACAAAGTGGCCCCTCCTTTCCGAATAGCCGAATTCGACATTCTTTTTGGCCGTGGCATCAGCACCTTGGGTTGTTTATTGGATCTAGCTGAAGAAACTTCTGTCGTTACCCGCAAAGGTGCTTGGTACAGCTACGAGGGAGATAACATTGGGCAAGGACGCGATAACACGATCACCTGGTTAGAACAAAACTCTGCGGCCTGTGATCAAATTGAAGTCCTTGTCAGAAAAAAACTGACCGAAGGTTCTGAAGTTACCGCAAATTCCATGCGGCCTCTTGCGGCAGCTGCACGAACAGCTGCAACAAAGCCAGTAGTAAATGCTGTAGCCACAGCCGCTTGA
- a CDS encoding HAD family hydrolase — MASPSPLLVFDFDGVIVDGMLEYWWSARKACIDLLGAEVKQASATSVPKSFRQLRPWVNHGWEMVLIATEILRPESSLARKGIKDFANNYKLRCKQALEAQGWTANQLQAALENVRQQALTEDKAHWLDLHKPFPIVVKHLQSLRDEGIELVVLTTKGTDFTHQLLQSFHLKTSMLFGHEAGSKAEVLLQLSLQRSLLGFVEDRRETLEKILQTPGLTSLACYLANWGYLKPEDCQALPDGIQLLKQETLTTPLATWT; from the coding sequence GTGGCTTCTCCCTCACCACTCTTAGTCTTTGACTTCGATGGTGTCATTGTCGATGGAATGTTGGAATATTGGTGGAGTGCAAGAAAAGCCTGCATTGACTTATTAGGTGCTGAAGTCAAACAGGCGTCTGCTACTTCTGTACCAAAGTCATTTCGACAGTTAAGGCCTTGGGTTAATCATGGCTGGGAGATGGTTCTTATCGCTACTGAGATATTGCGACCTGAAAGTTCACTGGCTCGCAAAGGAATCAAAGATTTTGCAAACAACTACAAACTGAGATGTAAACAAGCACTAGAGGCACAAGGGTGGACTGCCAATCAACTGCAAGCAGCCCTTGAGAATGTTCGCCAACAAGCATTGACTGAAGATAAAGCCCATTGGCTTGATCTTCATAAACCCTTCCCTATCGTTGTGAAACACCTGCAGAGCCTTAGGGATGAAGGCATCGAGTTAGTTGTCCTAACCACTAAAGGCACCGATTTCACCCATCAGCTACTACAAAGCTTCCACCTCAAGACTTCCATGCTCTTCGGTCATGAAGCCGGAAGCAAAGCTGAAGTCCTTTTGCAATTATCTCTTCAAAGATCATTGCTTGGCTTTGTAGAAGACCGTCGAGAGACACTCGAAAAAATACTCCAAACTCCTGGCCTAACCTCTCTTGCTTGCTATTTAGCTAATTGGGGATATCTAAAGCCAGAAGATTGTCAAGCACTACCAGACGGCATTCAATTACTTAAACAAGAAACACTAACGACCCCCTTGGCGACATGGACTTAA
- a CDS encoding AAA family ATPase: MKPKRITDDLDKMLGLLPPGVQKSLSNSGQQDELLEVVLDLGRIPEARYPDKVLALGDKYITKYDLQAIVNRLGKFGTDNRAGIERTLHRISAIRNRQQEIIGLTCRVGRAIFGTVELVRDLLNSGQSLLLMGPPGIGKTTVLREIARVLAEDLQKRVVVIDTSNEIAGDGDIPHPAIGRARRMQVAKPEYQHQTMIEAVENHMPQVIVIDEIGTELEANAARTIAERGVQLVATAHGNSLSNLIKNPTLSDLVGGIQSVTLSDEEARRRRTQKSVLERAADPTFPVAVEIANRNSWFIHTNVAATIDLILRGEIPQPQKRKIDKDGRIKLIDMSPMVKHPGIKNIEVKKPSPVKESINSSNVSNEPKKSLNGQINSNGLSTAMKILSCGISKHLLEEVINQHDWPIICVNKLEEADVLLSAKNNLAAENTLRKQAREEHIPILVIKSNTPTQVERALGKLLEKHKLKVD; this comes from the coding sequence ATGAAACCAAAACGCATTACAGATGACCTTGACAAAATGTTGGGGCTATTGCCTCCTGGAGTTCAAAAATCTCTATCAAACTCCGGTCAACAAGATGAACTGTTAGAAGTAGTGCTAGATCTTGGCCGGATTCCCGAGGCCCGTTATCCAGACAAAGTCTTAGCTTTAGGCGATAAATATATAACAAAATATGATCTACAAGCGATAGTAAATCGCCTAGGAAAGTTTGGAACAGACAATCGAGCAGGGATCGAACGTACACTGCACCGCATCAGTGCAATTCGCAATCGTCAGCAAGAAATTATTGGCCTTACTTGCCGAGTAGGAAGAGCAATATTTGGGACAGTGGAATTAGTTAGAGATTTACTAAATAGCGGACAATCTCTTTTACTAATGGGACCTCCAGGCATCGGCAAAACCACTGTGCTTAGAGAAATTGCAAGAGTTCTTGCTGAAGACCTGCAAAAAAGAGTTGTAGTTATTGACACAAGTAATGAGATTGCTGGAGATGGTGATATTCCACATCCTGCAATTGGAAGAGCAAGACGCATGCAGGTGGCCAAACCAGAATATCAACATCAAACAATGATTGAAGCTGTGGAGAATCATATGCCGCAAGTAATAGTAATTGACGAAATCGGAACAGAGCTTGAAGCCAATGCAGCACGAACAATTGCAGAAAGAGGAGTACAACTAGTTGCTACAGCCCATGGGAACTCACTTTCAAATTTAATCAAAAATCCAACCCTAAGTGACCTTGTTGGAGGCATCCAATCTGTGACACTAAGCGATGAAGAGGCCAGACGTCGCCGCACTCAAAAAAGCGTCCTTGAAAGAGCTGCTGATCCAACTTTCCCAGTAGCAGTAGAAATAGCTAATAGGAACTCTTGGTTTATTCATACCAACGTAGCGGCAACAATAGATTTAATACTGAGAGGGGAAATTCCTCAGCCGCAAAAACGAAAAATCGACAAGGATGGCCGAATAAAATTAATAGATATGTCCCCTATGGTAAAACATCCAGGGATAAAAAATATAGAAGTCAAAAAACCATCTCCAGTCAAAGAGTCTATTAATTCATCTAACGTCAGCAATGAACCCAAAAAATCACTTAATGGTCAAATCAATTCCAATGGACTTTCTACAGCAATGAAAATACTAAGTTGTGGTATATCCAAACATTTATTAGAGGAAGTAATTAATCAACATGATTGGCCAATAATCTGTGTCAACAAATTAGAAGAAGCAGACGTGTTACTCAGCGCCAAAAACAACCTGGCTGCAGAGAATACACTTAGGAAACAAGCCCGCGAAGAACATATACCTATCTTAGTAATCAAATCAAACACACCTACTCAAGTAGAGAGAGCTCTAGGGAAGCTCTTAGAAAAACATAAATTAAAGGTTGATTAA
- a CDS encoding LdpA C-terminal domain-containing domain, with translation MKLICGASNQDLLSISDLCAVYAVAGVHCVDVAADIAVVRAARKGLDWAKNNYGNRPWLMISISDGKDVHFRKASFNPKLCPKECPRPCEKICPAEAIEENQGVNANKCYGCGRCLTACPLGLIREKETNLVIGDYKHLISNIKPDAVEIHTSSGRSKNFEAIIAELISAEVPFRRLAVSCGLEGHNLTVNSLARELWQRHSSITRFGLNPLWQLDGRPMSGDLGKGTSRVSIALWEKMKHLLPPGPIQIAGGTNSHTIEHINNNVGPSGIAFGGMARALIQPYLSQAQEKKMNLRDWPEGLELAVKTAKDLINPWATRRVSL, from the coding sequence GTGAAATTAATTTGCGGAGCAAGCAATCAAGATCTTTTATCTATAAGTGATTTATGTGCTGTATATGCTGTTGCTGGAGTCCATTGCGTAGATGTAGCCGCAGATATAGCAGTTGTCCGAGCAGCTAGAAAAGGATTGGATTGGGCAAAAAATAATTATGGCAATCGACCTTGGTTAATGATCAGCATTAGCGATGGGAAAGATGTACATTTTCGCAAAGCCTCATTTAATCCAAAGCTTTGTCCAAAGGAATGTCCTCGTCCATGTGAAAAGATTTGTCCCGCGGAAGCAATCGAAGAAAATCAAGGGGTCAACGCAAATAAATGCTATGGATGTGGTCGCTGTTTAACAGCATGTCCACTGGGACTAATCCGTGAAAAAGAAACAAATCTAGTAATTGGTGATTACAAACATCTCATTTCTAACATCAAGCCAGATGCGGTTGAAATCCACACATCTTCTGGAAGAAGTAAAAACTTTGAAGCAATAATTGCAGAATTAATATCAGCTGAAGTGCCTTTCAGGCGGTTAGCAGTTAGTTGTGGGTTAGAAGGTCACAACCTCACAGTAAATTCTCTAGCCAGAGAACTTTGGCAAAGGCACTCTTCCATAACCAGATTTGGACTAAATCCACTTTGGCAATTAGATGGTCGTCCAATGAGTGGTGATTTAGGCAAAGGAACATCCAGAGTTTCCATTGCGCTTTGGGAAAAAATGAAACATCTATTGCCCCCAGGCCCAATACAAATAGCAGGGGGAACAAACTCTCACACAATTGAGCACATAAACAACAATGTTGGCCCTTCGGGCATCGCTTTTGGCGGCATGGCACGTGCACTCATACAACCGTATTTGTCACAAGCCCAGGAAAAAAAAATGAACTTGAGAGATTGGCCAGAAGGGTTAGAACTAGCAGTTAAAACAGCCAAAGACTTAATTAATCCATGGGCAACCCGACGAGTCTCTCTCTAA
- a CDS encoding NAD(P)H-quinone oxidoreductase subunit N translates to MPLLLSGRGFRDDLEAFGCVAIHVPLEGGAETRLLRRLRKMGYRTQILTARGLGDPEEFLLKLHGIRPPHLGHQNVARNAAVGEVQQVIPQLNQFMDASSPLILWLLEGQVLSRSELLALKDLCSREKRLKIVVEMGGSRNLRWEPMQALLKK, encoded by the coding sequence ATGCCGCTGTTGCTCTCTGGTAGAGGGTTTCGCGATGACCTAGAAGCCTTTGGCTGTGTTGCTATTCACGTACCACTTGAGGGTGGTGCCGAAACAAGATTGCTCCGTCGATTAAGGAAGATGGGATATCGCACACAAATTCTTACGGCAAGAGGTTTAGGCGACCCAGAAGAATTCCTCCTAAAGCTTCATGGCATTCGACCACCACACCTAGGGCATCAAAATGTTGCTAGAAACGCTGCCGTTGGAGAGGTTCAACAAGTCATACCTCAACTAAACCAATTCATGGATGCAAGCAGTCCATTAATACTTTGGCTCCTCGAAGGTCAAGTTCTATCGCGCTCAGAACTACTCGCTTTAAAGGATTTATGTAGTCGTGAAAAACGTTTGAAGATAGTGGTTGAAATGGGGGGCTCTAGAAACCTTCGCTGGGAACCAATGCAAGCTTTGCTAAAAAAATAA
- the rplC gene encoding 50S ribosomal protein L3, with translation MSIGILGKKLGMSQFFDENGRAVPVTLIEAGPCRITQLKSIDTDGYSAVQIGFCNIREKLINKPAKGHLSKSGDALLRYLKEYRVEALEGFELGSAITVGDFEAGQKVDVSGDTMGRGFAGYQKRHGFSRGPMSHGSKNHREPGSTGAGTTPGRIYPGKRMAGRYGGKQITTRGLKILKVDSERNLLVVKGSVPGKPGSLLNIKPAKRVGVHIPQGGGK, from the coding sequence ATGTCTATAGGCATCCTCGGGAAGAAATTGGGTATGTCCCAGTTCTTCGATGAAAATGGCAGAGCTGTTCCGGTCACTTTGATCGAGGCAGGACCTTGTCGAATTACCCAACTAAAGAGCATCGACACTGATGGTTATTCCGCAGTGCAGATTGGCTTCTGCAATATTCGCGAGAAGCTAATTAATAAACCCGCCAAAGGACATCTATCAAAGTCTGGCGATGCCTTATTGCGATATTTAAAGGAATATCGTGTCGAAGCTCTCGAAGGTTTTGAACTGGGTAGCGCAATTACGGTTGGTGATTTTGAGGCAGGTCAGAAAGTCGATGTAAGCGGAGACACGATGGGACGTGGTTTCGCTGGTTATCAAAAGCGTCATGGCTTTAGTCGTGGTCCTATGAGTCATGGTTCAAAAAACCACCGCGAACCTGGATCAACTGGTGCAGGTACCACCCCTGGAAGAATTTACCCAGGCAAGAGGATGGCAGGTCGTTATGGCGGGAAACAAATAACTACACGTGGGTTAAAGATTCTGAAAGTTGATAGTGAAAGGAATTTGTTGGTTGTTAAGGGTTCTGTCCCTGGCAAGCCAGGTTCACTACTTAATATCAAACCCGCTAAGCGTGTTGGTGTTCACATTCCTCAAGGGGGAGGTAAGTGA
- the rplD gene encoding 50S ribosomal protein L4, whose amino-acid sequence MVNCVLKDWKGKDAGEASLDLKVAKETTAVDLMHRAVLRQQAHMRQGTASTLTRSEVRGGGRKPYKQKGTGRARQGSIRTPLRPGGGIIFGPKPRSYSLAMNRKERRLALRTALMARVSDLVVVKGFGVDLKAPKTKEITAALQRLGISSDSKVLIILSDPSEIISRSVRNLEKVKLIAADQLNVFDLLHANSLVVGEKALSQIQEVYGDD is encoded by the coding sequence ATGGTTAATTGTGTTTTAAAAGACTGGAAAGGTAAGGATGCCGGTGAGGCAAGCCTAGATTTAAAGGTCGCCAAAGAGACCACAGCTGTTGATCTAATGCATAGAGCTGTTCTGCGGCAGCAGGCTCATATGCGTCAAGGGACTGCAAGCACCCTTACGAGATCAGAGGTTCGTGGAGGTGGACGAAAGCCCTATAAGCAAAAAGGGACTGGTAGAGCTCGGCAGGGCTCTATTAGAACCCCTCTTCGACCTGGGGGAGGAATTATTTTTGGGCCCAAGCCTCGTAGTTATTCATTGGCGATGAATCGCAAAGAACGTCGCTTGGCGTTAAGAACCGCGCTTATGGCTCGTGTTTCTGATCTTGTAGTTGTTAAGGGTTTTGGGGTCGATCTCAAAGCTCCTAAAACAAAAGAGATCACTGCCGCACTGCAGCGGTTGGGTATCAGTTCCGATTCCAAAGTCCTGATTATTCTTTCTGATCCCTCTGAGATCATTAGTCGCTCTGTGCGCAATCTCGAGAAGGTCAAATTGATTGCTGCAGATCAGTTGAATGTCTTTGATCTACTTCATGCCAACTCACTGGTTGTAGGTGAAAAGGCCTTGTCACAGATACAGGAGGTTTATGGTGATGACTGA
- a CDS encoding 50S ribosomal protein L23 — protein MTERFTGRLADVIRRPLITEKATTALEMNQYTFEVDHRAAKPDIKAAVEQMFDVRVVGISTMNPPRRTRRIGRFAGKRAQVKKAVVRLAEGNSIQLFPES, from the coding sequence ATGACTGAGCGGTTTACTGGCAGGCTTGCAGATGTGATTAGGCGTCCCCTTATCACAGAGAAGGCAACCACTGCCTTAGAAATGAATCAGTACACCTTTGAGGTAGACCATCGAGCAGCCAAGCCTGATATCAAGGCAGCAGTCGAACAAATGTTTGATGTTCGCGTTGTTGGTATCAGCACTATGAATCCTCCAAGGCGCACTAGACGCATAGGGCGTTTCGCTGGTAAACGAGCCCAGGTTAAGAAAGCTGTGGTTCGTCTTGCTGAGGGCAATTCGATTCAACTCTTCCCTGAGTCATGA
- the rplB gene encoding 50S ribosomal protein L2, whose amino-acid sequence MAIRSYRPYTPGTRTRVVTDFSEVTARKPERSLVVAKHRRKGRNNRGVITCRHRGGGHKRLYRVIDFRRNKHGVTAKVAAIHYDPHRNARLALLFYSDGEKRYILAPAGIAIGQEVVSGPDSPIEVGNALPLSSIPLGSSVHNVELYAGRGGQMARTAGASAQVMAKEGDYVALKLPSTEVRLVRRECYATLGEVGNSEVRNTSLGKAGRRRWLGRRPQVRGSVMNPCDHPHGGGEGRAPIGRAGPVTPWGKPALGLKTRKKNKPSNKLVLRKRRRTSKRSRGGRDS is encoded by the coding sequence ATGGCAATTCGTTCTTATCGTCCTTACACCCCAGGAACTCGTACCAGGGTAGTTACTGACTTCAGCGAGGTTACTGCTCGCAAGCCTGAACGCTCCCTTGTGGTAGCAAAGCATCGCCGAAAGGGGCGTAATAATCGCGGGGTTATTACCTGTCGCCATAGAGGCGGAGGCCATAAGCGTCTATATAGGGTCATTGATTTTCGCCGTAATAAGCATGGAGTTACGGCCAAGGTTGCGGCAATCCATTACGACCCTCATAGGAATGCACGCTTAGCTCTTCTTTTTTATTCCGATGGGGAGAAGCGCTATATCCTTGCTCCTGCAGGGATTGCTATTGGTCAAGAGGTTGTTTCCGGACCTGACTCTCCAATAGAGGTTGGGAATGCACTTCCCTTGTCCTCAATACCATTAGGTTCAAGTGTTCATAACGTTGAGTTGTATGCGGGTCGTGGAGGGCAAATGGCTCGCACAGCAGGAGCAAGCGCTCAGGTTATGGCTAAAGAGGGAGATTATGTAGCTCTTAAGTTGCCCTCCACTGAGGTTCGCCTGGTTCGCCGTGAGTGTTATGCGACTCTTGGTGAGGTAGGGAACTCTGAAGTCAGAAATACCAGTCTTGGCAAGGCTGGAAGGCGTCGGTGGCTTGGACGGCGCCCTCAGGTTCGTGGCAGTGTGATGAACCCTTGTGATCACCCTCATGGAGGTGGTGAGGGTCGAGCCCCTATTGGGCGTGCCGGTCCTGTTACTCCTTGGGGCAAGCCTGCATTAGGACTTAAGACTCGCAAGAAGAATAAGCCTAGTAACAAGCTTGTCCTTCGAAAACGTCGTCGAACCTCTAAACGTAGTCGTGGCGGAAGAGATTCTTGA
- the rpsS gene encoding 30S ribosomal protein S19 — MGRSLKKGPFISDSLLRKIEKQNADDDKSVIKTWSRASTILPMMIGHTIAVHNGRAHVPVFVTEQMVGHKLGEFAPTRTFKGHIKDKKGGR; from the coding sequence ATGGGACGATCACTTAAAAAAGGACCATTTATCTCTGACAGTCTTCTTAGGAAGATTGAGAAGCAGAATGCTGATGATGACAAGTCAGTCATTAAAACTTGGTCTAGGGCTTCCACCATCCTTCCGATGATGATTGGCCACACCATTGCTGTTCACAACGGCAGAGCCCATGTGCCTGTCTTCGTTACAGAGCAGATGGTTGGCCACAAATTGGGGGAGTTTGCTCCAACCAGAACTTTTAAAGGCCACATTAAAGACAAGAAAGGAGGTCGCTGA
- the rplV gene encoding 50S ribosomal protein L22 yields the protein MTMSTSTAQIAQAHGRFIRGSVSKVRRVLDQIRGRTYREALIMLEFMPYRSTGPITKVLRSAVANAEHNLGLDPASLVISRASADMGPPMKRYRPRAQGRAFAIKKQTCHISIAVTTTDS from the coding sequence ATGACAATGTCAACTTCAACGGCACAGATTGCCCAAGCACATGGCCGCTTTATTCGTGGCTCAGTATCAAAGGTTCGACGCGTACTTGATCAAATACGTGGGCGGACATATCGCGAGGCATTAATCATGCTTGAGTTCATGCCATATCGCTCAACTGGGCCTATTACCAAGGTTCTTCGTTCAGCTGTCGCGAACGCGGAACACAACCTTGGATTAGATCCAGCTTCTCTTGTGATTTCTCGAGCTAGTGCTGATATGGGCCCACCCATGAAGCGCTATAGACCTCGTGCTCAAGGTCGCGCATTTGCGATTAAGAAGCAGACCTGTCACATCAGCATTGCTGTGACCACAACCGATTCCTGA